The Musa acuminata AAA Group cultivar baxijiao chromosome BXJ2-5, Cavendish_Baxijiao_AAA, whole genome shotgun sequence genomic interval CAAATATCATCCTTCTTGATGCTATTTTTTATGTTCTCACAAGTATCAAGATTTTTTGTCCAATATAATGTGTTTGTATTGTAATTTGCTATTTCAGTTTGTATCAAGGTCATGGATCCCGTAAGAGGACATGGTGGCATTCATATGCTGCTAGCTGCTGAGCAAGAGGCCCAGCAGATTGTCTCTAGCGCCAGAAACTGTACTTTCTTCCTCGTTattcttgttttcttgttctaGGTTCATTAACATGGTATGTTTTCCTTTATTACGTGTTGATCGAAGTTTCCTTTTGCTGTAAATGAAAATGGTAGTTCATGGGTACTTGAGTAATGTTTTCCATGTCTGAGTTCCAGTGATATGTTTGAGTGACAGCATGAATCATGCATTATGGGATATGATTTTATGACTACGAGATCGTTTTATCACATACAAACTCCTTCTCTAAATCTTGTTTAAGAGTTGACACCAGTGTTAGAGAGTTCATGTCAGGTCAACAGTCGGtacctttttttcttttccaaatcttTTTCATGTTTTTTTATGCAGTGAAGACTGGAAGGTTGAAGCAGGCAAAGGATGAAGCTGAGAGGGAAGCTGCTGCCTATCGTACCTCTTTAGAGGAGGATTACCAAAGAAAAGTTTCTGAGGTGATGTTTTGAGatttctttcttttcccttttgaaTGTAGTTGGAGTATAGGAATTGCAAAG includes:
- the LOC103983737 gene encoding V-type proton ATPase subunit G1 — protein: MDPVRGHGGIHMLLAAEQEAQQIVSSARNLKTGRLKQAKDEAEREAAAYRTSLEEDYQRKVSESTGSSGWNVKRLEKETETKIQNLKNASSAIHADVINMLLKHVTTVQT